The Nitrospira sp. SG-bin1 genome has a window encoding:
- a CDS encoding tryptophan--tRNA ligase (catalyzes a two-step reaction, first charging a tryptophan molecule by linking its carboxyl group to the alpha-phosphate of ATP, followed by transfer of the aminoacyl-adenylate to its tRNA), translated as MIPSRRRVLSGMQPSGLMHLGNYLGALENWKVLQEQYDCFFFVADWHALSTNYADTSRIRTFVREMLIDWLAGGIDPERSTIFIQSRIPEHAILHLLLSMMTPVSWLERNPTYKEKQEEIKEKDLTTYGFLGYPVLQAADILLYKPDFVPVGKDQLPHLELTRELARRFNDIYRTTVFPEPKEHLTKFPKVVGTDGRKMSKSYNNTINLSDTEPVVRQKLKTMVTDPARVRRTDPGNPDLCPVYEFHKIYSSPAIQDQVNTDCRTAAIGCIDCKKLVADRMVEQLAPIWDKRAKLTQEPSRVDEIVEFGSKRAATVAGATLREVNEAMKI; from the coding sequence ATGATTCCATCACGCAGGCGCGTACTCAGCGGCATGCAGCCTAGCGGTCTCATGCATCTCGGCAACTATCTCGGCGCCTTGGAAAATTGGAAGGTCTTGCAGGAACAGTATGATTGCTTTTTCTTCGTCGCCGATTGGCACGCCTTGTCGACGAATTACGCCGATACCAGCCGCATTCGGACGTTCGTACGCGAGATGCTGATTGATTGGCTCGCCGGCGGTATCGACCCGGAACGTTCTACCATCTTCATCCAATCTCGTATTCCCGAACACGCCATCCTACACCTCCTGCTCTCGATGATGACACCCGTCTCATGGCTGGAACGCAACCCGACGTACAAGGAAAAACAAGAAGAGATCAAAGAGAAAGATCTCACCACCTATGGGTTTCTGGGGTACCCGGTTCTGCAGGCCGCCGACATTCTGTTGTACAAGCCGGATTTTGTGCCGGTGGGAAAAGATCAATTGCCCCATCTGGAACTGACGAGAGAACTCGCCCGGCGATTCAACGACATCTATAGAACCACCGTATTTCCGGAACCCAAGGAACACCTGACCAAATTTCCCAAGGTGGTCGGAACCGACGGCCGGAAAATGAGCAAAAGTTACAACAATACGATCAACCTCTCGGACACCGAGCCGGTCGTCCGCCAGAAACTCAAGACCATGGTGACTGATCCGGCGCGTGTGAGGCGCACCGATCCCGGCAATCCGGACCTCTGTCCCGTCTACGAATTCCATAAGATCTATTCTTCTCCGGCGATTCAGGATCAGGTCAATACCGACTGCCGGACCGCCGCGATCGGCTGTATCGACTGCAAGAAGCTCGTCGCGGATCGTATGGTGGAGCAGTTGGCACCGATCTGGGACAAGCGCGCCAAGCTCACGCAAGAGCCGTCCCGCGTCGACGAGATCGTGGAGTTCGGCAGCAAACGAGCGGCTACGGTCGCCGGTGCGACGCTCCGCGAAGTGAACGAGGCCATGAAAATCTAA
- a CDS encoding type VI secretion protein: MAAVDYFLKIDGIEGESNDLKHRGDIPLDSWSFGGTQTGGEHFAGGGGGGKFSAQDFHFTTKISKASPRLFQACATGQHVKDAILVARKTGEGRQEYYKITFSDCLVSSYQQAGTAGSDILPTDQASLNFGKIQIEYLEQKPDGSFGAVVKGGYDLKLHKPV, encoded by the coding sequence ATGGCGGCTGTGGATTACTTCCTCAAGATCGACGGGATCGAGGGCGAGAGCAATGATCTGAAACACAGAGGGGACATCCCCCTGGACTCGTGGTCATTTGGGGGCACGCAAACAGGGGGCGAGCATTTCGCCGGCGGAGGGGGCGGGGGCAAGTTCTCCGCGCAAGATTTTCATTTCACCACGAAGATCAGCAAGGCCTCTCCGCGGCTCTTTCAAGCCTGTGCGACCGGTCAACACGTCAAAGACGCCATACTCGTTGCCAGAAAGACGGGAGAGGGACGGCAGGAGTACTACAAAATTACGTTCAGCGATTGTCTGGTGTCCTCCTATCAGCAGGCTGGTACTGCCGGGTCGGATATTCTTCCGACGGATCAGGCATCATTGAATTTTGGGAAGATCCAGATCGAGTACCTCGAGCAAAAGCCGGACGGGTCTTTCGGCGCAGTTGTGAAGGGAGGCTATGACTTGAAGCTCCATAAACCCGTGTAG
- the gltD gene encoding glutamate synthase (glutamate synthase is composed of subunits alpha and beta; beta subunit is a flavin adenine dinucleotide-NADPH dependent oxidoreductase; provides electrons to the alpha subunit, which binds L-glutamine and 2-oxoglutarate and forms L-glutamate), which translates to MGDPKGFLKYAREGPKRKPIELRVLDWKEMYEPISEDKLKVQGARCMDCGVPFCQGHTGCPVVNLIPEWNDLVYRGRWKDALKALHTTNNFPEFTGRLCPAPCEGACVLGINEDPVSIRIIEWNIVDRGFNEGFVTPILPVVKTGKTVAIVGSGPAGLAAAQQLARAGHEVTVFEKSDRIGGLLRYGIPDFKMEKWVIDRRLEQMKAEGVKFQPGVAVGKDVTGEELRRQFDAVGLTMGAEQARELPIPGRDLKGVHLAMEYLTQQNKRTAGIPMTDEPITAKGKRVVIIGGGDTGSDCLGTAHRQGCVEAHQFELLPEPPPQRAESTPWPLWPMQLRTSHAHEEGCDRQWSVSTTKFSGHDGHVTKLHAHRVQFENGKFVPVPNTEFEMNADLVLLAMGFTGPVKSGLLDSLGVKYDARGAVAVDEHFMTNLDGVFAGGDTKRGASLIVWAIAEGRKMAAGINQYLLAGKSAKNGRS; encoded by the coding sequence ATGGGTGACCCAAAAGGTTTCCTGAAATACGCCCGCGAGGGCCCGAAGCGCAAGCCGATCGAACTGCGCGTACTCGATTGGAAGGAGATGTACGAACCGATCTCCGAGGACAAGCTGAAGGTCCAGGGTGCACGCTGCATGGACTGTGGCGTGCCGTTTTGCCAAGGCCACACCGGTTGCCCGGTCGTGAATTTGATTCCCGAGTGGAACGATCTCGTTTATCGCGGCCGGTGGAAAGATGCCCTGAAAGCCCTGCACACGACGAACAACTTTCCTGAGTTCACCGGCCGCCTCTGCCCGGCGCCCTGCGAAGGGGCCTGCGTGCTGGGGATCAACGAAGATCCGGTGTCCATCCGCATCATCGAGTGGAACATCGTCGACCGCGGGTTCAACGAAGGTTTTGTCACGCCGATTTTACCGGTCGTGAAAACCGGCAAGACCGTGGCAATCGTCGGGTCCGGTCCGGCTGGATTGGCCGCGGCACAGCAACTGGCTCGAGCCGGTCACGAGGTAACGGTCTTCGAAAAATCCGATCGGATCGGTGGCTTGCTCCGCTATGGCATTCCCGACTTCAAGATGGAAAAGTGGGTCATCGACCGCCGCCTCGAACAGATGAAAGCCGAGGGGGTGAAATTCCAACCCGGTGTCGCCGTCGGCAAGGACGTGACCGGCGAAGAGTTACGCCGACAGTTCGATGCCGTGGGATTGACCATGGGCGCCGAGCAGGCACGCGAGCTGCCGATTCCCGGACGGGATCTGAAGGGCGTGCATCTGGCGATGGAATACCTCACCCAACAGAATAAACGTACCGCCGGGATTCCCATGACCGACGAACCGATTACCGCCAAGGGGAAGCGCGTGGTCATCATCGGCGGCGGCGACACGGGATCGGACTGTCTCGGCACCGCGCACCGCCAAGGCTGTGTCGAGGCGCACCAATTTGAATTGCTGCCGGAACCGCCGCCGCAACGGGCCGAGTCCACGCCCTGGCCGCTCTGGCCGATGCAACTTCGTACGTCGCACGCCCATGAAGAGGGTTGTGACCGGCAGTGGAGTGTGTCCACGACCAAATTCTCCGGCCACGACGGCCATGTGACCAAACTGCATGCCCATCGCGTACAGTTTGAAAACGGCAAGTTCGTTCCTGTTCCCAACACTGAGTTTGAAATGAATGCCGATTTGGTCTTGCTGGCCATGGGCTTCACCGGTCCCGTCAAGAGTGGTCTGCTCGACAGCCTCGGCGTGAAGTATGACGCGCGCGGGGCCGTGGCGGTTGATGAGCACTTCATGACCAACCTCGACGGCGTCTTCGCGGGCGGCGACACCAAACGCGGCGCCTCCCTCATCGTCTGGGCCATCGCCGAAGGGCGAAAAATGGCGGCGGGGATCAATCAGTATCTGCTAGCCGGCAAGTCGGCGAAGAACGGTCGATCATAA
- a CDS encoding protein TolR translates to MIFETRQRRFLAEINVIPLVDVVLVLLVIFMVTAPMLYRGMDIKLPTSASNTIKPEIRAVLTIEKDQRLYLDKDQVSVAQLERKLRMMKDEHADVSLYLRADRDVPYGIVVQVMDGVKKAGIEKLGMVTDPTTGPERISEGTPSQHNQ, encoded by the coding sequence ATGATCTTCGAGACGAGACAACGCCGATTTTTGGCGGAGATCAACGTCATCCCGCTCGTGGACGTCGTACTCGTGCTGCTGGTGATCTTTATGGTTACGGCGCCGATGCTCTATCGAGGCATGGATATCAAGTTGCCGACTTCGGCGTCGAATACGATCAAGCCGGAGATCCGAGCCGTGTTGACGATCGAAAAGGATCAACGCTTGTATCTCGACAAAGATCAGGTGAGCGTCGCTCAACTGGAACGGAAGCTACGTATGATGAAAGACGAGCATGCGGATGTCTCGTTGTATTTGCGCGCCGACCGTGACGTGCCATATGGAATTGTGGTTCAGGTGATGGACGGAGTCAAAAAAGCCGGAATCGAGAAACTCGGCATGGTGACCGATCCTACCACCGGACCCGAACGCATCAGCGAGGGAACGCCATCTCAACACAACCAGTAG
- a CDS encoding tRNA (adenosine(37)-N6)-dimethylallyltransferase MiaA, which produces MDAGERLDSGGRVDRRLGTVHVNMHPDLLRHYRPLIVLLGPTAVGKSRIAIHVAKHFETEVLTADSRQVYRGMDIGTDKPTAEERQEVPHRLVDLVDPSEAFNTGWYRRVAMVEIERLYGAGRLPLVVGGTGLYIRTLVRGLCPAPEADSSVRADLKKLRNEQGRQGLYAELMRVDPETAARLHQNDESKILRALEVYRLSGRPLSAVQAEHGFQETPFSTLLIGLDRRKEILYRRIEERIDWQLAHGMVEETRRLLGQGYGRELGSMKGLGYRQVGAYLAQECDYAEMVRRFKRDTRRFAKRQMTWFRSEAGVIWLSIEDHEPCERTAGRVIACIDHFASTLGRQNPLAAVQHVS; this is translated from the coding sequence ATGGATGCAGGGGAGAGACTCGATTCCGGCGGACGGGTGGATCGTCGGCTCGGAACCGTTCACGTCAACATGCACCCAGACCTGTTGCGCCACTACCGTCCCTTAATCGTACTCCTCGGTCCGACCGCCGTCGGTAAAAGCCGGATTGCGATACACGTGGCCAAGCACTTCGAGACCGAGGTGCTGACGGCGGATTCCCGCCAAGTGTATCGTGGGATGGACATCGGAACCGATAAGCCCACCGCCGAGGAACGTCAGGAAGTGCCGCACCGACTGGTCGATTTGGTTGACCCCAGCGAAGCGTTCAATACCGGCTGGTATCGGCGAGTCGCGATGGTTGAAATCGAACGCTTGTACGGTGCGGGGAGATTGCCTCTCGTGGTGGGCGGGACCGGGTTGTACATTCGCACCTTGGTGAGAGGGCTATGCCCCGCCCCTGAGGCGGACTCGTCTGTCAGGGCGGATCTCAAAAAATTGAGAAACGAACAGGGACGACAAGGACTCTATGCGGAGCTGATGCGCGTCGACCCAGAAACAGCGGCACGGTTGCATCAGAACGATGAATCGAAGATCCTGCGGGCGTTGGAAGTCTATCGGCTGTCGGGACGTCCACTGTCCGCCGTGCAAGCGGAACACGGGTTTCAGGAGACACCGTTTTCCACGCTCCTGATAGGTCTTGATCGGAGGAAGGAGATTCTCTATCGAAGGATTGAAGAACGAATCGATTGGCAGCTGGCTCACGGCATGGTAGAAGAGACCCGCCGATTGCTCGGTCAGGGATACGGACGCGAACTCGGTTCAATGAAAGGTCTCGGCTATCGCCAGGTCGGCGCCTATCTGGCGCAGGAATGCGATTACGCTGAAATGGTGCGTCGGTTCAAGCGTGACACGAGACGTTTTGCGAAACGGCAGATGACCTGGTTTCGCAGTGAAGCGGGAGTCATCTGGCTGTCGATCGAGGATCACGAGCCGTGTGAGCGGACAGCGGGGCGAGTGATTGCATGCATCGATCATTTTGCGAGTACTCTTGGACGACAGAACCCGCTTGCGGCGGTGCAGCACGTCTCTTAG
- a CDS encoding AAA family ATPase — protein sequence MALSTSVHDLRTLIRSSHPLVVIETVEEERVLALLQSVTAQERMPLFEWSITRGLTRADEGSTLSKMTATPLAVLQHLHGLTVEAVFWLKDLGPHLQDPAVCRQLREVAAIYSRSRATCILTGHPIALPPELDKLAVRLELKLPDQDELRSMLRGLLQSLRPRTISRPRSTTLVQSMLASMNETPSAQKGPSVQACDAILRALQGLTLHQARQVIAQCLVERGTLSPDDVQTILKRKVQALKEGGLLEYYPLEDNRFELGGFTNLKSWLERAQVGFTAEAKSLNLAPPRGIMLVGVPGCGKSLAAKAIAREWRLPLLKLDAGRLFDKFVGESEKNFRKAIETAESLSPIVLWIDEIEKAMVAGGGSGEADAGLSRRLFGAFLTWLQEKQQDVFVVATANDLSSLPPELLRKGRFDEIFFVDLPDDIERESIWKIHLGLRKQDSKQFDLGKIVSASDGFSGAEIEQAVVAALYRALHQKVSLTTDLIIEELTQTVPLSVTRREDIDALRQTADGRFVNVR from the coding sequence ATGGCTCTGTCGACCAGCGTGCATGATCTCCGCACCCTGATCCGCTCATCCCATCCTCTCGTCGTGATCGAAACGGTGGAGGAGGAGCGGGTTTTGGCGCTCCTGCAATCCGTGACGGCACAGGAGCGCATGCCGCTCTTCGAGTGGTCTATCACCAGGGGACTCACCCGCGCCGACGAGGGATCAACCCTGAGCAAAATGACCGCGACCCCCCTGGCAGTCCTTCAGCATCTCCATGGGTTGACCGTCGAGGCGGTGTTTTGGCTCAAGGACCTTGGACCCCATCTGCAAGATCCCGCAGTGTGCCGACAACTTCGGGAGGTCGCTGCGATCTACAGCCGATCCCGGGCCACCTGCATCCTCACCGGCCATCCGATCGCCCTTCCGCCGGAGCTCGACAAACTCGCCGTAAGGCTTGAGCTGAAACTACCGGATCAGGACGAGCTCCGGTCGATGCTGCGTGGATTACTCCAATCGTTGCGACCTCGAACGATCTCCCGTCCCCGGTCCACGACGCTTGTGCAAAGCATGCTCGCTTCGATGAATGAGACCCCATCGGCCCAAAAGGGTCCCTCGGTCCAGGCATGCGACGCAATCCTTCGCGCGCTACAGGGCTTGACGCTCCATCAAGCCCGTCAGGTCATCGCTCAATGTCTCGTGGAACGCGGCACCCTCTCCCCCGACGACGTACAGACGATTTTGAAGCGCAAAGTGCAGGCGCTCAAGGAAGGCGGCCTCCTGGAGTACTACCCCTTAGAGGACAATCGCTTTGAGTTGGGCGGCTTCACCAATCTGAAGTCCTGGTTGGAACGCGCCCAAGTGGGATTTACCGCCGAAGCCAAATCGCTCAATCTTGCCCCGCCTCGCGGCATCATGTTGGTGGGCGTGCCGGGCTGCGGCAAGTCACTGGCCGCAAAGGCCATCGCTCGGGAATGGAGACTCCCTCTCCTGAAGCTCGATGCCGGCCGGCTCTTCGACAAGTTCGTCGGCGAATCGGAAAAGAATTTCCGCAAGGCGATCGAGACGGCGGAGTCCTTGTCACCCATCGTCCTCTGGATCGATGAAATCGAGAAAGCGATGGTCGCCGGCGGGGGAAGCGGCGAGGCGGACGCGGGGTTGAGCCGCAGACTCTTTGGGGCCTTTCTCACCTGGCTGCAGGAAAAACAACAGGACGTGTTCGTGGTGGCCACCGCCAACGATCTGTCGTCGTTGCCGCCCGAACTCCTCCGCAAAGGACGATTCGACGAAATCTTTTTTGTCGATTTGCCGGACGATATCGAACGGGAATCCATCTGGAAGATTCACTTGGGCCTTCGGAAACAAGACAGCAAACAGTTCGACCTCGGCAAGATCGTCAGCGCGAGCGACGGCTTCAGCGGTGCGGAGATCGAACAGGCGGTGGTGGCGGCCCTCTACCGGGCGCTGCACCAAAAAGTTTCCCTCACGACCGACCTGATCATCGAAGAATTGACCCAGACGGTGCCGCTCTCCGTCACTCGGCGGGAAGACATCGATGCACTTCGACAGACAGCCGATGGTCGATTTGTGAACGTGCGGTAA
- a CDS encoding MBL fold metallo-hydrolase: MVTALIRKTFSVPPLGCNCSIIGDPATKQAVVIDPGGAPERILHEVRQLGFTVSHILHTHAHLDHFLASSEIKKATGAAICLHQDDFQLWDNLELQCRVFGVSYVPALPPDYWLADEEKLMIGQVPVVALHTPGHTPGSMSFHVPNDQLLLAGDTLFRGSIGRTDLWGGNFEAIEESIRERLYTLDEATTVVTGHGPDTAIGIEKESNQFIRV, translated from the coding sequence ATTGTGACGGCCTTGATCCGGAAGACCTTCTCGGTTCCACCCCTCGGCTGTAACTGCTCGATCATCGGGGATCCGGCTACGAAACAGGCGGTCGTGATCGATCCCGGCGGCGCACCGGAGCGGATACTCCATGAAGTGCGCCAACTGGGCTTCACGGTCAGCCACATCCTGCATACGCATGCCCATCTCGACCATTTTCTCGCGTCCAGCGAGATCAAAAAGGCGACCGGAGCGGCGATTTGCCTGCATCAGGACGATTTCCAACTCTGGGACAACCTCGAGTTGCAATGCCGGGTCTTCGGGGTCTCCTATGTGCCGGCCCTGCCGCCGGACTATTGGCTGGCGGATGAGGAAAAGTTGATGATCGGGCAGGTGCCGGTCGTGGCGCTTCATACGCCCGGCCACACGCCTGGGTCGATGAGTTTTCATGTGCCGAACGATCAACTTCTGTTGGCCGGAGACACGCTCTTCCGAGGGAGTATCGGTCGGACCGACTTATGGGGAGGGAACTTCGAAGCCATCGAGGAATCGATTCGCGAGCGGCTCTATACCCTGGATGAGGCTACTACGGTTGTCACCGGTCATGGGCCTGACACCGCCATCGGTATAGAAAAAGAATCGAATCAGTTTATCCGTGTGTGA